A window of Nomascus leucogenys isolate Asia chromosome 19, Asia_NLE_v1, whole genome shotgun sequence genomic DNA:
tttgtttttgttttgagacggagtctcgctctgtcgcccaggctggagtgcagtggcaccatctcggctcactgcaagctctgcctcccgggttcacgccattctcctgcctcagcctcccgagtagctgggactataggtgcctgccaccacgcccggctaatttttttttttttgtatttttagtagagacagggtttcactgtgttagcaggatggtctcgatctcctgaccttgtgatccacctgcctcggcctcccaaagtgctgggattacaggcatgagccactgcgcctggccataagctggttttttttttttttttttttttgtggctattataactgactacatgaaaataaataaaaaattttcctaGTGTATGAacctaaaaagcaaaaagaattttttttttttgagatggagttttgttcttgttgcccagggtggagtgcagtggcacaatttcagctcactgcaacctccacctccagggttcaagtgattctcctgccttagcctcccgagtagctgggattactggcgcccgccaccatgctcagctaattttttgtatttttagtagagacagggtttcactacgttggccaggctggtctcgaactcgacctcaggcgatccacctgcctcggcctcccaaagtgctgggattacaaattaccggtgtgagccactgtgcccgcccttaagaaagacaattttaaaaaatttatgttattaaaaatacaggAAGCCACATGTTTGGAAGTAGACGgaggtgatggttgtacaacattgtgaatatgcTAAATGCCATTGAATTagactatgtatttatttattgagacagagttttgctcttgtcgcccaggctggagtgcaatggagagatcttggctctataaaaatacaaaaattagccaggcatggtggcacgtgcctgtaatcccagctactcaggaggctgaggcaggagaatggcttgaaccccggaggcggaggttgcagtgagctgagatcgcgccattgcactccagcctgagtgacaaaatgagactccatctcaaaaaaagataataataaataaattaattaaataaataaaaagggcaGTTTCTCAAAGTGTGTACTAATTAAAAATCCGGATTTTTGGATTCTTCTTGGTACCTTGTGACTCAGAATCTGGAAAGGTGGAGCCCGACTCTGGATTTTTACCATGGCACCCTGAGGGTTCTGATTCTCCTGAAAAAAATGTGagattggccaggcgtggtggctcatgcctgtaatcccagcactttgggggaccaaggtgggtggatcaggaggtcaagggttcgagaccagcctggccaatatggtgaaaccttgtctttactaaaaatacaaaaattagccgggcatggtggcgcgtgcctgtagtcccagttacttgggaagctgaggcagaataattgcttgaaccctggaggcaaaggttgcagtgagccaagattgcgccattgcattccagcctgggcgacaaagcaagactccacctgaaaaaaaaaaaaaaattgagatccCTGGGCTTAGAGGTCAAGGAGCAGGTGCACAGGAGTCGGAGGGATGCTGGAGATGGTATTAGAGGGGATGGGTCTTCCGCATGAGAAAGTCCAGTGTCTGCAGCGGAGGCTGCCGCTGTGGCAGGGTAAGCAAGGTCACAGGCCTTTTGGCAGCACTTAAAGCTTGTGGGTAAATGGCGATTTAACTAGAAGTCACGAGCCATAACATAGACTAAAGGCCTGTGCGAGCCGCCCCCATCTGGCTCAGCAGCCAGAAGGAACTACTTTGCCTCTGGCTGTCTCTGGCCCAGTGTCTCTGGCCTCTTTAGGACCCAGATGTGCTGTTTCCTCCTGCCTTCACATGACACTGCCATTGCCCAGAATGCTCATCCCTGCAGGGTCCCTGAACTCCCCTCATCTTTCACTTCTCTGCTTAAAGGTCACTTTCTCAGGGAAATCTTCCCCACACTCAGCCTAGCTCAGAACTCCCTGTCACGCATTCTCCTTGCTCCGGTGCTTCTCCTCTGAAGCATAGATATTGTAGTTAAATAACTagggaggccgggtgcggtggctcatgcctgtaatcccagcactttggtaggccgaggcgggtggaccacttgaagtgaggagtttgagaacagcctgaccaacatggcgaaaccctgtctctactaaaaatacaaaaattagctgggagtcgtggcgggcgcctgtaatcccagctactcgggaggctgaggcaggagaatcgcttgaacccgggaggcggaggttacagtgagccgagatggcgccactgcactccagcctgggcggcagagcgagactccgtctcaaaaaaaaaaaaaaaaaaaaaaaagggaatgaattaatgttttttttgttgttgttgttctgctGCTATACTATGCCTGGTACATCGTAGGGACTCAAATCAAGattgtttgtggaatgaatgaagggGCTTTAGGAGAAAGGTTGGGCTTCAGGAGTGGAAGCGGATGATGGAGGTGAAGAATGTGCATGGAGTGATGCTAACtccctccagcccagcctggggctTCGGTCAAGCCTCAGGGAGTCCCTGATGAACATCCCATGAGCAGCACTAGGATGTGGTCCCTAGGACAAGGGCCCACGGCAGCATGACGTTCTTGCTGCCCAAGCCTCAGCTTCTGTGTTAGAATGTAGGTACCAGACTCCACAGAGACGTCCTGTGGCTTGTCTGGTAAGGCCTGCGGTTGTGGCCCCACCGAGCCACAGGAGCAGACTGCCTGAGCAACCGTAAGGAGCAGTGGAAATGAACACAACTCGGTCACAACAGGTCACAGGTGGTCATGCATGTCAGCTGCAACAGGGAAGAGCCTGCCCTGGCTAGCTCCTGTGAGCGTCTGTCTGCAGGCAAGTTAGTTTAGTTATTATGACCTCTATAAATGACTAAGTTTACTTTGTGGCCTTATCAAGCCTCACCCTCGAGTTTGGACTAAGTCAAGTTTTGATGTTTACCTTGGAACACGGCCACAGCACAGTCatccaataaacatttactgataGCCTCTGTGTCAGGTGCCTTTTGGGTGCAGAAGAGAGACTGGGTCCTCCCCCACAAGCTAACAGAATCATGGATAAGCACACTATACACTCCCTAAACACTACAGAGAAAACACACTCATGCTTagtaaaagatttattttcttatttatgctCAGAAACGAAGAAACGGCCTTGTCCCCGAAGGGTCTCCTCTTGGAGGAATGGGGACAGAGAGAGTGATAATGGGAGGTGTTGGTGTGAGGTTGAGAGTGGGAGTTTTATCTCCCCCTTTCCCTCCTGTCACTCTTCTTTTCACTGTCCCCTTCCAGAAAATTTAGGTATGAACACAGCTTGCCACCCACTGCGGGGCTGGAGAAGCAGAGCTGCAGTCAAGAAATTAATGCCCACATTCAGCAAGAGAGGGTCCAGTGCGTAtcttggggggttgggggagagagagtgaagggatTGGATGAAGCAGCTTCCAggtgaggggaagggaagaggggctgggacAGTTCCCCAGTGAGAGTGGGGATCTCGATCCTGCCCTCACCTCTCCCAGCCCcatcccctcccttcttcctgcccCGCGTCCTAGCAGAGTTGATCATCATAGTCGTCATCCTTCATCCCCTTCAGCCGAAGCCGGGCAAAGTCCTCAAACACAATGTCATCATCTGTGGCATAGCTTGGTGGTGGGAAAGAGGGCTGTGAGGTGAGGGCTTCCGACTCTTTTCCCAGCCTCCCACTCCCTGCCCTCCCCGAAGCTAGGCCTCTGGGACAGAGGCATTCGAACAGCAGTGGGACCAGAGGTATTTACaggaaaggacaaagaaaaggcAGCAAGAGGCAGCCTCACAAGGCTAAGGCATCTTGATTTGATGCTCCAATCCCCTTCTCCCcccagaaagcaaggaagaggTATGAGGGCAGATTTGAATGTTACAGGAATCTTTGTCCCAAGGGGGTCAAGTAGGGGAATGAGTTTCTTACTTGGTATCAAATTCAATGAGGTTGGTGTCCACAGGGACGTCTGTCTCTGGAGCGGCTGGGGGGACGGGAAgagggggtgtgggggtgggtgctTGAAGGGCCAGTTTTCCTCCACTGGCCCTGCTTCAGGTCCTCCCTCTGAGGGCTTGGGGTGGGTAGTGTGCTCACCTGACTGGGGTCTGGGGAGGGGGATGTGGTCGTGGGGCTTGGGGTGCATAAGAACAAAAGGCAGCTCCACAGAGACATccctggggaaggggagaggcaCCGTGAAGAGGACGACGACACGGGACTAGGGAGAGCCAGTGTGACCCCCACCCGGGCTCCCCCATGGCACTCACCCGCCTCGAGACACCACCAGCTTCACCTTGACCCTGTAGGACACCAGGATTCCCAGCACCTCCTTGTTGGCACCCTCCTTCACGCTGCAATTGAGGGTGGTGGAGTCAGACTAGGGCCTATCACCCTGTCACCTGGCCCACCGTGGGGTTCCCACGGGGACTCTGGGCAGGACCACAAACTCACACAGGCCCCCGGGGCCCCAGCAGCCCAGGCCGTGTGGTTATTGTACGGTGCGCACTGCAGTCCCTGCTCAGAGTCTCCTGTGGCTGCGCTCCAGTAACGGCTGACGCCCTTCTCCGCTAACAGCCCTGCACCGTCGGGCTCTCCATTAGCCCCTGacttcacctcctcctcctctcctggtACTTCGTGCTCGCTAAGTTGCCCTCCGGGCCTGCTGTGTGTGGCTGTGCAGTGAGAACCCTGAACAAAGGCACAGGGAGAGATGAAATCCAGCCCTTTGTGAAGCTGAGGACCTCCAGGGCTGCTGCTGCCCGAGGGCACGATGGCACCTCCCCATTCCTCCAACACCGCAGGCTGCCCCACCTCTGGgtctttgttttctctctgccCAGAACCCTCCTCTCCTGCTCGCCCACGTTGCTTACTTCCGCTGGGTCCTTATTCCGAATTCACCTTCGCACCTCACTGTCCCccatctctccttctctgcctggctttttcTCCTTCGTACTCGTCACTAAACCTGCTGTACAGTGACCACTGATTGGATttgtctctcttccctcccctagAATGTAAGAGttctttttgtctcttctgtTCACTGATACATCCCTGGCACCTAGgatagagcctggcacatagttagcACTGAACCGACGTCTGGCCCCTGGCCTGCAGGGGACccgccccagccccaccctcacaTGGTGCTGGAAGCCAGGTTGGTGTCCTCGTGCTTGAGTTTCCCATCCAGGGCGAGACCCCGCTTCTCCCGGTTGTCGCTGAGCAGCGGGGTTATGGTGTACACCTTACAGAACGTGGAGCTGGGAGATACCTGGTCACTGGGGGTGGGGACAAGAGAACAAGACGCTTGGGGGCACTGGGCTGGGCAAAGGGTGGCCTATCACCTCCAAGCAGCATCTCCCCCTCACTGGTCCCTTGTTTCTTTGGGCACAGGTCACAAGGGAGTAGGTTTTGGCTCAAAGTGCTCAAGAAAATTAACAGCCCAGAGCCTGGCTGTGGAGGGAATACCCTTTTAAGTGAAGATGGTGGCCAgtcacggcggctcacgcctgtaatcccagcactttgagaggcagcggcaggtgggtcatttgaggtcaggggttcgcgactagcctggccaacatggtgaaacctcgtctctattaaaaataagccaggtatagtggtgcatgcctgtagtcccagctacttgggaggctgaggcaggagaatcgcttgaacccgggaggtggaggttgcagtgagcagaggtggccccactgcactccaggctgggcaacaagagcaaaaactccatctcaaaaaaaaaaaaaaaaaagtggagatggTTCAGGAAGAATTCTTCCTCCACCCTCACATTCTCCCGATCCTGCTCTTCTCCCCTAGATTGGGACCTGGGTCTCTCCCGATACTCACTCTTGTTCGAGTTGCGCCACAGGACATTTGTACTGGGCGGTGCTGAAGAGGCAGATGTCGGCGTACTGTCTCACTGTGGGGTGGGACGGGGTCAGGCAGCTCTGGATGGAGCACaagccaccaccacaccacaaCTCCAGACCCCGTGGCGTGGCCCCCCCATGCTGCCCCCTGAAGCAGTAAACACCGAGGTTCCCCGTATCATTCTGGAACAACCTAAATTTTTTGAGCCCTGGTGGGTCTCCCGCACTGGGAAATGGCCTGGGCTGAGGTCACACCAGGGGCCACCTGTGCGGTAACGCCCTCCCCAAAGATGCCCTTCCAAACCCCACCTCCTACCAGAGACTTTGATCTTCTTGACGGTCTTGGTGGAGTTGTTGGTGACGTGGACATTTACATTGAGGGGCTCCCCATGGTAGTACAGCTTTTGGGGGGAGGGGGTCATGTGAATTGGATCTGGTTTTCACTGTTCCCATCATCAGTGTGTCCCCAAACACAGACACATTGTTCTGGCCCCCTCCCCTCAAACCCAAGCCCACGGCAACTCTCCACACCCAGCCAAGGCAACCTCCTTTACAAATGTCATCTTGACGTGTGGCTTCGCCCCTCCCCCAGGGCCTAAACTGCACCGTGGCATCCGCGTCACCCTCTCACACCCCACCTCCTTGTCCAGGGAAGCCTCGAGGTGCAGGGACCGGTCAGACATGAGGAAGTGGCGTGTGGTTTCGGctgaaggctgggggccaggTTTCTCTGGGGCGAACTGCACCTTTCGGATCACCAGCCGCACAGAGTTCCTGGGATGGGGATGAGGGCAGGATGGGTCGGTCCTCAGACACCCCAACCCCTACTCCTCCCCCGCACGGGGCCTGGGCTCCTGGAAGTGGGGAGGAAAGCCTCCTCTTACACCACAGAGGAGGTTGCTTCCCTTACCTTTTGTGGCTTTTCTCTTCTAGTGATTTAGCACAGAAGGCTCGAATCTCAAAGTCTACGCCGCAGGCCTCGGGAGGGGGAGAAAAGGCCGCATCTTACCAAAGGCTCCCGCCACCATCactcccctttcttcctcccccttccctcctctcggGCAGGGACTCTTGCCCCATTGTGGTCTCACGACCCTGGGGACTAAGTCTTCTTCCTCTCCAAAGCCCAGAACCTGGCAGAGGCTTGGTCATGGCAGTGCAAGGGGAGCCCCATCCCCAGATCCACGCGGGTCCGGAGAACAGGAGGCAGTGTCACGCGTGCACAATGACCACCATATACACCCCACTTCCACGGGGGACACTGGCCTACCCTCGGCCCCACCCTGGCATCTCGACAGTTCACCCTGTGGCCCAGCTGTGCCTCCAGGCTCCTGCTGGCCCCTGTCCTGCCCTAGGAGCCCTCAGAGCTGTTCGTCCCATACCTTCCCTGTATCCTCTGGGCCTGGCTGCAGTGTGACGGAGCATGGAAGATTCTGGGGTATCTGTGGCGGAGGAAAGAGAAGACTTCAGTTCTTCCAGAAAGCCCCCAGATCTTCCTCCAGATCTCAACCTAAGAGGCTGgagagggtgggtgtggtggctcacgtctgtaatcccaacactttggaaggccgaggtgggcggatcacctgaggtcaggggttccagaccagcctgaccaacgtggcaaaaccccatcactactaaaaatacaaaattagtcgtgtgtgatggtgcatgcctgtaatcccagctactcgggaggctgaggcatgagaatcacttgaacccgggaggcgggggttgcagtgaaccaagattgtgccactgcactccagcctgggcgacagagcgagactttgtctcagccaaaaaaaaaaaaaaaaaaaggctggagaaAGGACTCCTGGggatgagaaaggaagaaggaaggggctCCAGAGAGGAGGCAGATAATCAAGGGCTTCCTGAATGCACTGGGACCCTGAAGGGAAGTGGATCTAGGGTCCCTGCCTCACTGTTTCTTCCAGATCTGCCCATAGCAGGTGCCTTACCCCCACCCCAGACACAGTCCCAGCCCCCGCCCCCTGGCCCTCGGAGGGCAGGGGCATCCTCACTGTGAAGAAGAAGGGGTGGGCATGCTGGCCCAGCTTCCTCAGCAGCCGGTCCTGCAGGCGGGTGGGGGGCCGGGGCGGGTTGGGCACTGGGGGGAAGGCCTGGTAGGTGGCAATGAACAGGTCTTTGCGGAAGGACAAGCCCAGCACATCCAGGTCTTCACGGCCATAGCGGAAGGCGCAGGTGAGGGTCACAAACACTGGCAAGGGAGGGTAAGATGAGTGGTCAGGAGCCCCACTTCCCCAGTCCCCCGGCACCTAGCAGCCGCTGCTCCTCCCTCAGCAGCATAAGACTTGCCTGAACCCTACTCCTGGCTTCCACCTCCAGCCTCCATCTCTCTGGGGCGCCCTTCCAAGGCCAGCCCATTTCACTTCCCTAGCCCCCACTTTCCCTGGGCCCCCTGGACTTGGGGCCAGTACCTTTGCGGTCCTTCAGGTAGTCAGGGTCCACAAGCACCACGCCATCTAGGAGGGGGACACACCAGCTCACTTCCTGAAAGGGCCACTCCCCCCTTTCCTGGGCCCGGGAACTTCTTTCCCTCTTGGGGAACGAGCTGTCCCTTTCGGGGAAAACTTACCTACAGGGTCCACTTTGTCCAGGTGATCTACGAAGTCCCGCTTGCCCAAGTACACGGTGAGCTGAGGATGTCAAGGGGTCACAAGGGAGATTGGGGAGGATGGTGACAGGGCATCGGAGCCCTCAAAACTGGCTGCCCTGCCCGGGGATCTCCAGGCTGGGCTATCAGGAAGGAGTTTCTCCAGGTTTCCTCCCAGTAGTGTTGGAAAGTGAGGGTGCTGGCGTTTCTCAGACTGGTGGAGCTTTAGGCTTTTGAGCTGCTCCCTTATCTCAGCACACCTCTGCCCACTagcccagtgtgtgtgtgtgtgtgtgtgtgtgtgtgtgtgtcctcagcCAACCagtcaggtgtgtgtgtgtgaacatgtatGTGCattgtgtccgtgtgtgtgtgtcctcaggGAGGACTCAGCCCAACCAGCGaggtgtgtccgtgtgtgtgtgtgtgtgtgtgtgtgtctgtgtgtgtgtgtgtctgtgtgtgtgtgtgtttggatcCTCAGGGAGAACTCAGCCCAACCAGCCAGCTAGAGAGCAGCTGCCACCCTCACTAGGTCCCCTCAAGGGGCTCTAGGATAAATAGGCCATAGCCCGGGGGCTGTTAACTTTTCCCAGCCCCATGCACCTTGGGTTGGCCCCTAGGagggctacaggcacatggctTGCTTCTGGCCTCCTCCTCTGTGGTCTTGCTTGGGGACCCAAGCCTGCCCCACCCAGCCCCGTGGCTGGCTCAGGCTGAGCAGCCTCTGCGGCAAGGGGCTTCAGGAGGGAAGGAAGTCGGCACTTAGCTGTCACAGGAAGTGGGGAGCTAGGGGTTGGGGATCATCTTTGGGCAGGTTGGGGATCGTCTAGGGGAAGGCTGGGCTTTGTTGGGGCCCAGGGAGGGTCAAAAGGGTAAGTGCTGTGGAGACTCACCTTGCAGTTAGGGCTCGACTTCTTGAAGACCCTAACAAAACAGAAAGGGAAACCCCACTGCCTCCCTCAGACTCAGCAGGGACCCCACACCAGGACCCTCTCCCTCCCAGGCCTGAGAAGCAGAGCTCACCCAGGCCTCCTGTCTGAGACTGCGGGGCTttgcccagctctgcccctttcCCCTTCTTCCCGGAAGGTCCTTCCTATTTCTAACGTGGTGGCAAGGGGAAATGCCCCTTGTCTTGTCCACCCTCCTTCGTCCCCTTCCGTCCCTAGTAATGGCCACTGGTTGCCCTAGGAACCACCCAGGCTCTTCCCAGAGGACCCGAATGGGCAGGTAGCCGCAGTGTCTGGGTAAGACCTAACCATCTTTCCATCTGGTCTACAGCTCTGACAGCTGGAGCATATAGGAGAGCAATGACCCTGGCCTTTGGTCCTCAGATAGTTTCTACCACAGGCCCTACCCCAGTTCGACTCTACTCACCTCCAACTGTCCCCAACTCCGACCTCAACAGCTTAAAAACCTATTTGTCTTTTAAGGCCCAGCCTTTAGGAAGCTGACCCAGCCCAGACCCTGGTCACTCCTTGTTTTGGGTTCCTGTCACACCTTGTTTATGTTTTACTTGTGGTGTGGTAGCACACAAGGACAGTTAGCTCCCTCCCTCCTCAGACTGTGAGCCTCAGAGGCCTTATTCATTTAGGCGTCTCCAGCACAATGCCAGCCATATTATGAAAATGATAATGCTGCTAACATTTCAGAGTGACTACTCCATGCCCAGCACTGTTCCAAGTGTTTCAAATGTGTCATCTCTTGTAATactctgttttttgagatggagtctcactctgtcgcccaggctggagtgcagtggtgcgatctcagctcactgcaacctccgcctcccaggtttaagcgattctcctgcttcagcctcccgagtagctgggattacaggcgtgagccactatgcctggctatgttttgtattttttttttttttggagacggagtctcactctatcaccaaggctggggtgcaatggcgtgctgtcagctcactgcaacctccacctcctgggttcaagcaattctcgtgcctcggcctcctgagtagctgggattagaggtgcccgccatcatgcctggctaattttttttttgagacggagtctcaccctgtcacccaggctggagtgcagtggtgcgatcttggctcactgcgaactctgcctcgtgggttcacgccattctcctgcctcagcctcccgagtagctgggactacaggcacccgccaccatgcccggctaattttttgtatttttagtagagatggcgtttcaccgtgttagtcaggatggtctcgatatcctgacctcgtgatccacctgtctcagcctcccaaagtgctgggattacaggtgtgagccaccacgcctggccgctaatttttatatttttagtatagatggggtttccccatgttggccaggctgatctcaaactcctgacctcaagtaatccgcccgcctcagcctcccaaagggctgggattacaggcttgagccactgtgtctggcctgtattttgtatttttttagtagagacgaggtttccccatgttagccaggctgatctccaactcctgacctcaggtgatccacccgcctcagcctcccaaaa
This region includes:
- the ARRB2 gene encoding beta-arrestin-2 isoform X6: MGEKPGTRVFKKSSPNCKLTVYLGKRDFVDHLDKVDPVVFVTLTCAFRYGREDLDVLGLSFRKDLFIATYQAFPPVPNPPRPPTRLQDRLLRKLGQHAHPFFFTIPQNLPCSVTLQPGPEDTGKACGVDFEIRAFCAKSLEEKSHKRNSVRLVIRKVQFAPEKPGPQPSAETTRHFLMSDRSLHLEASLDKELYYHGEPLNVNVHVTNNSTKTVKKIKVSVRQYADICLFSTAQYKCPVAQLEQDDQVSPSSTFCKVYTITPLLSDNREKRGLALDGKLKHEDTNLASSTIVKEGANKEVLGILVSYRVKVKLVVSRGGDVSVELPFVLMHPKPHDHIPLPRPQSAPTPTPPLPVPPAAPETDVPVDTNLIEFDTNYATDDDIVFEDFARLRLKGMKDDDYDDQLC
- the ARRB2 gene encoding beta-arrestin-2 isoform X4 codes for the protein MSDRSLHLEASLDKELYYHGEPLNVNVHVTNNSTKTVKKIKVSVRQYADICLFSTAQYKCPVAQLEQDDQVSPSSTFCKVYTITPLLSDNREKRGLALDGKLKHEDTNLASSTIVKEGANKEVLGILVSYRVKVKLVVSRGGDVSVELPFVLMHPKPHDHIPLPRPQSAAPETDVPVDTNLIEFDTNYATDDDIVFEDFARLRLKGMKDDDYDDQLC
- the ARRB2 gene encoding beta-arrestin-2 isoform X2, whose protein sequence is MGEKPGTRVFKKSSPNCKLTVYLGKRDFVDHLDKVDPVVFVTLTCAFRYGREDLDVLGLSFRKDLFIATYQAFPPVPNPPRPPTRLQDRLLRKLGQHAHPFFFTIPQNLPCSVTLQPGPEDTGKACGVDFEIRAFCAKSLEEKSHKRNSVRLVIRKVQFAPEKPGPQPSAETTRHFLMSDRSLHLEASLDKELYYHGEPLNVNVHVTNNSTKTVKKIKVSVRQYADICLFSTAQYKCPVAQLEQDDQVSPSSTFCKVYTITPLLSDNREKRGLALDGKLKHEDTNLASSTIVKEGANKEVLGILVSYRVKVKLVVSRGGDVSVELPFVLMHPKPHDHIPLPRPQSAAPETDVPVDTNLIEFDTNYATDDDIVFEDFARLRLKGMKDDDYDDQLC
- the ARRB2 gene encoding beta-arrestin-2 isoform X3; amino-acid sequence: MGEKPGTRVFKKSSPNCKLTVYLGKRDFVDHLDKVDPVDGVVLVDPDYLKDRKVFVTLTCAFRYGREDLDVLGLSFRKDLFIATYQAFPPVPNPPRPPTRLQDRLLRKLGQHAHPFFFTIPQNLPCSVTLQPGPEDTGKACGVDFEIRAFCAKSLEEKSHKRNSVRLVIRKVQFAPEKPGPQPSAETTRHFLMSDRSLHLEASLDKELYYHGEPLNVNVHVTNNSTKTVKKIKVSVRQYADICLFSTAQYKCPVAQLEQDDQVSPSSTFCKVYTITPLLSDNREKRGLALDGKLKHEDTNLASSTIVKEGANKEVLGILVSYRVKVKLVVSRGGRSRDRRPCGHQPH
- the ARRB2 gene encoding beta-arrestin-2 isoform X1 gives rise to the protein MGEKPGTRVFKKSSPNCKLTVYLGKRDFVDHLDKVDPVDGVVLVDPDYLKDRKVFVTLTCAFRYGREDLDVLGLSFRKDLFIATYQAFPPVPNPPRPPTRLQDRLLRKLGQHAHPFFFTIPQNLPCSVTLQPGPEDTGKACGVDFEIRAFCAKSLEEKSHKRNSVRLVIRKVQFAPEKPGPQPSAETTRHFLMSDRSLHLEASLDKELYYHGEPLNVNVHVTNNSTKTVKKIKVSVRQYADICLFSTAQYKCPVAQLEQDDQVSPSSTFCKVYTITPLLSDNREKRGLALDGKLKHEDTNLASSTIVKEGANKEVLGILVSYRVKVKLVVSRGGDVSVELPFVLMHPKPHDHIPLPRPQSAAPETDVPVDTNLIEFDTNYATDDDIVFEDFARLRLKGMKDDDYDDQLC
- the ARRB2 gene encoding beta-arrestin-2 isoform X5; translation: MGEKPGTRVFKKSSPNCKLTVYLGKRDFVDHLDKVDPVDGVVLVDPDYLKDRKVFVTLTCAFRYGREDLDVLGLSFRKDLFIATYQAFPPVPNPPRPPTRLQDRLLRKLGQHAHPFFFTIPQNLPCSVTLQPGPEDTGKACGVDFEIRAFCAKSLEEKSHKRNSVRLVIRKVQFAPEKPGPQPSAETTRHFLMSDRSLHLEASLDKELYYHGEPLNVNVHVTNNSTKTVKKIKVSVRQYADICLFSTAQYKCPVAQLEQDDQVSPSSTFCKVYTITPLLSDNREKRGLALDGKLKHEDTNLASSTIVKEGANKEVLGILVSYRVKVKLVVSRGGDVSVELPFVLMHPKPHDHIPLPRPQSAPTPTPPLPVPPAAPETDVPVDTNLIEFDTNYATDDDIVFEDFARLRLKGMKDDDYDDQLC